In the Pseudanabaena sp. PCC 7367 genome, one interval contains:
- a CDS encoding methyl-accepting chemotaxis protein has product MNQKSNPDRPLSRLETDANQNGHQKNGHESGVAVPAMPTNNGAAVDLMPSILEAYELESRGGLEAAIAIYQQVIEQDPDGTYGAIAKKALENLQPMVEALAPSAPPELAEPELDTTGKPVSSPTKKAEIRSIPKLKQKSLIPSWFLNLPVGRKQLSTLIASEVLSLGIIAFGAVLIGQSLKQQLFEQASSEVAVMDINYNIKINQMGFGFRGQSDNLAIVAAANSYASSNSISAAQEAQVKGILENEITARTIEYATLVGTDRRIIVNANADRTGQSFDPAGLVSAVLENPAQIKASAIVPAADLQAEAPPLPPGFAIQDALIRYTATPVFAPGSSSKVVGVLISGDIVNNKQPIAQLTLSALGQEAEAAQADSEHSGYAAVYMRQPSGEFVLATSLLQTDQGALQPNIGLNPTPQTEQFLNEAAAAEGEVINARLKIGDQYFTLAAQAEPSQILVTPDGAVRQYNDQPTAILVRGTSEFKVTNLTRNTWLSLGISTIIVLILDIMLALILRESVAKPIQELTPVTQAFAGGNRKARAEIVADDEVGELAVAFNNMADSIVQSEKALERQAKLNEQEAKAQKEQKERLQREVISLLLEIEGAQKGDLTVQAKITEGEVGSIADAFNATIRKLKTLVVQVKNAAIQVNELVQSTGNTVDTFSDSAQTQSKVIANALFDADESNKAIQRVAKSAQNAAKIANQGVLAAQEGDTKIDQTVQTIEGVRSSVAATSKKVKRLAESSQEISQIVSIISGISEKTNLLAFNASIEAARAGEHGQGFRVVADEVRRLADRVTEATREIHQLVGNIQQETTEVLQTMEASTTEVVAGTKLVNETKETLKGLAEISRNIDAYLQSISDSTVSQTLASEQVNKVLENVNEIAKSTEQETKSVTTSLQDLVGVLENLQVSVDQFRLEKE; this is encoded by the coding sequence ATGAATCAGAAAAGCAATCCCGATCGACCCCTTTCGAGGTTAGAAACCGACGCAAACCAGAACGGCCATCAAAAAAATGGTCATGAATCAGGCGTAGCCGTGCCCGCCATGCCGACCAATAATGGTGCGGCAGTAGATTTGATGCCCAGTATTCTCGAAGCCTATGAATTAGAAAGTCGAGGCGGTCTCGAAGCGGCGATCGCCATCTATCAACAGGTAATTGAACAAGATCCAGATGGTACCTACGGCGCGATCGCTAAAAAAGCGCTGGAGAACCTGCAACCAATGGTGGAAGCACTGGCTCCTTCGGCCCCACCAGAATTAGCCGAGCCAGAATTAGACACCACCGGCAAACCCGTTAGTAGCCCCACCAAAAAAGCGGAAATCCGCAGCATTCCTAAACTCAAGCAAAAATCACTGATCCCGTCTTGGTTCTTGAACCTGCCCGTGGGGCGCAAACAATTATCCACCTTGATCGCTTCTGAGGTCTTGTCTCTGGGGATCATTGCCTTTGGTGCGGTTCTGATTGGACAATCGCTAAAACAACAATTGTTTGAGCAAGCCAGCTCAGAGGTTGCAGTTATGGACATTAACTACAACATTAAAATCAACCAGATGGGGTTTGGTTTCCGGGGGCAATCTGATAACTTGGCGATCGTGGCTGCGGCCAATAGCTATGCCAGTAGTAATTCCATTAGCGCTGCCCAGGAAGCTCAGGTGAAGGGGATTCTGGAAAATGAAATCACTGCCCGGACAATCGAGTATGCCACATTGGTGGGCACCGATCGCCGCATTATTGTCAATGCCAATGCCGATCGCACCGGACAATCTTTCGACCCCGCCGGACTAGTGAGTGCGGTTTTAGAAAACCCGGCTCAGATCAAAGCCAGTGCGATTGTGCCCGCCGCCGATTTACAGGCCGAAGCGCCACCCCTGCCGCCGGGATTTGCAATCCAGGATGCGCTGATTCGTTATACCGCCACCCCTGTATTTGCCCCTGGCAGTAGCAGTAAGGTAGTGGGGGTGCTGATTTCCGGTGATATTGTCAACAACAAACAGCCGATCGCCCAGCTCACCCTCTCCGCCCTGGGACAAGAAGCAGAAGCGGCACAGGCAGACAGTGAGCACAGTGGTTATGCCGCCGTCTATATGCGTCAGCCCAGCGGCGAGTTTGTCTTGGCAACCTCTTTGCTACAAACAGATCAAGGTGCGCTCCAGCCAAACATAGGCTTAAATCCTACTCCTCAAACCGAACAGTTCCTAAACGAAGCGGCTGCCGCCGAAGGTGAGGTGATCAATGCTCGCCTGAAAATCGGGGATCAGTATTTCACTCTGGCAGCTCAAGCTGAGCCCAGTCAGATTCTGGTAACTCCAGATGGTGCGGTGAGGCAGTATAACGATCAACCTACGGCGATCCTGGTGCGGGGTACTTCTGAATTCAAGGTGACCAACCTAACCCGCAATACCTGGTTGTCACTGGGTATATCCACAATCATCGTGTTGATTCTTGATATTATGCTAGCGCTGATTCTACGGGAATCGGTGGCCAAACCAATTCAAGAACTAACCCCGGTTACCCAAGCATTTGCGGGGGGCAATCGGAAAGCCAGAGCCGAGATCGTGGCTGATGATGAAGTAGGTGAATTGGCCGTAGCATTCAACAATATGGCCGATAGTATTGTCCAGTCAGAAAAAGCCCTGGAAAGACAGGCGAAGTTGAACGAACAAGAAGCCAAAGCCCAGAAAGAACAAAAGGAAAGACTGCAACGGGAAGTAATCAGCCTGCTGCTGGAAATTGAAGGAGCCCAAAAAGGTGACCTGACCGTGCAAGCCAAGATTACTGAGGGTGAGGTAGGTTCGATCGCTGACGCATTTAATGCTACGATTCGCAAACTTAAAACCCTGGTGGTTCAGGTCAAGAACGCCGCGATTCAGGTAAATGAACTGGTTCAAAGCACCGGAAATACCGTGGATACCTTCTCTGATTCCGCCCAAACCCAATCGAAGGTAATCGCCAATGCCCTGTTTGATGCCGATGAGAGTAACAAAGCAATTCAACGGGTGGCAAAATCAGCCCAGAATGCGGCCAAAATTGCCAATCAGGGTGTGTTAGCCGCACAAGAGGGTGATACCAAGATTGACCAAACGGTGCAGACGATCGAAGGGGTACGCTCTTCAGTGGCGGCAACGTCAAAAAAAGTCAAACGGTTGGCCGAATCTTCGCAAGAAATTTCCCAGATTGTGTCGATCATTTCCGGGATTTCCGAAAAAACGAACCTGCTGGCGTTTAACGCTTCGATCGAGGCGGCTCGCGCTGGTGAACATGGTCAAGGCTTCCGGGTTGTAGCCGATGAGGTACGCCGCCTGGCTGATCGAGTTACTGAGGCAACCAGAGAAATTCACCAACTGGTGGGGAACATCCAACAGGAAACCACCGAAGTGTTACAAACAATGGAAGCAAGTACAACCGAGGTGGTCGCAGGTACCAAACTGGTAAACGAAACCAAAGAAACGCTCAAGGGGCTGGCGGAAATTAGCCGCAATATCGACGCATACTTGCAATCGATCTCTGACAGTACGGTTTCGCAAACGCTAGCTTCGGAGCAGGTGAACAAAGTCTTGGAAAACGTTAATGAGATCGCCAAATCCACTGAACAAGAAACCAAATCCGTAACTACTTCACTACAAGACCTAGTGGGCGTACTCGAAAACCTGCAAGTATCCGTGGATCAGTTCCGTCTTGAGAAGGAATAA
- a CDS encoding chemotaxis protein CheW yields MAIPVMAVGDVLQLQQQEVTPIPNMEPWLLGVNNHKGNLLWVMHLEAFLGLKFTSLINPLTAVVVRSTQSDLDNRQIICIVKGIEDVISFDRRRQRSLPTKLPKRSKSVLAGYTRHQGNTHVVLDPLKLFAVLNPDFTATLAHSA; encoded by the coding sequence ATGGCGATTCCAGTCATGGCGGTGGGGGATGTTTTGCAACTGCAGCAACAGGAAGTAACCCCGATCCCCAATATGGAACCTTGGTTATTAGGGGTTAATAATCATAAGGGCAACCTGCTCTGGGTCATGCACCTGGAGGCATTTTTAGGATTGAAATTTACTTCTTTGATTAATCCCCTAACGGCGGTGGTGGTCAGATCAACGCAATCAGATCTGGATAATCGCCAGATTATTTGCATTGTCAAGGGCATTGAAGATGTAATTTCGTTCGATCGCCGTCGACAACGCAGCTTACCCACCAAATTGCCAAAACGCTCTAAGTCAGTATTAGCAGGATATACCCGACATCAAGGCAACACCCACGTAGTATTAGATCCTCTAAAATTATTTGCGGTGTTAAATCCCGACTTCACTGCCACCCTGGCCCATAGCGCCTGA
- a CDS encoding Uma2 family endonuclease has product MACDLGIYYDLDNPRVPIVPDGFLIVGIPKRKGDFGRKSYVMWEEDFIAPIMVVEHVSHTYGGEYDQKIQKYMKARCALLCDL; this is encoded by the coding sequence TTGGCGTGCGATCTGGGCATTTATTATGACCTGGATAACCCTAGAGTGCCGATCGTGCCAGATGGGTTTCTCATTGTCGGCATACCCAAGCGCAAGGGTGATTTTGGTCGTAAAAGCTATGTGATGTGGGAAGAGGATTTCATTGCACCAATTATGGTGGTTGAACATGTGTCTCATACTTATGGTGGTGAGTATGACCAAAAGATCCAAAAATATATGAAAGCTAGGTGCGCTTTACTATGTGATCTATAA
- a CDS encoding response regulator produces MTNLLISPFRALQKVAANDLSGHLNIYHPNDNSVGWKIYVGGKRLHYATTIASNVERISCLWRQYEVNAGDRLKLQSKLDNLESTIAEALSNRDLSTTTLVATNKDYEYSALTEWHQQTDLPLADFRQLIVKISTEALIQAISLNRARVEFVKHPYLEPLLVSVPIANLLKPALPKIRQWQHLHSYISSPLVRFDFELDKARLKCRLQVEMPRTPAVEIMRSDAPTPQWFDLLSKQACLYEVARAADVDTLTMANWLQPLLEGQMVSVLPYSRDHTAQPLLPTIGKDESTSASTIACIDDSASVQRQVRMVLEMSGHQVISITDPASSLTALVRQKPDLILMDINMPDINGYELSKMLKQTRHLRNVPIVMLTGRSGLVNRMRAQLVGASDFLAKPVEPHQLLATIDKLIKPTSNAVAS; encoded by the coding sequence ATGACCAACCTACTGATCAGCCCATTTCGGGCTCTACAAAAAGTAGCTGCCAATGATTTGTCCGGACATCTGAATATATATCATCCCAACGATAACTCAGTTGGCTGGAAAATTTATGTGGGGGGGAAGCGATTGCACTATGCCACAACGATCGCCAGTAATGTAGAACGGATATCTTGCCTGTGGCGACAGTATGAAGTCAATGCTGGCGACAGACTGAAGCTGCAGAGCAAGTTAGACAATCTGGAAAGCACGATCGCGGAAGCCTTGAGCAATCGTGATCTGAGCACCACCACCCTGGTAGCAACTAACAAAGACTATGAATATTCGGCATTAACGGAATGGCATCAACAAACGGATCTGCCTCTGGCGGATTTCCGGCAGCTAATTGTCAAAATTAGTACCGAGGCTTTAATCCAGGCAATTTCGTTGAATAGGGCTCGCGTTGAATTTGTCAAACATCCATACTTAGAGCCATTACTGGTCTCAGTGCCGATCGCCAACTTGCTCAAGCCAGCATTACCCAAAATCCGGCAGTGGCAACATCTACACAGCTATATTTCCTCGCCTCTGGTGCGATTTGATTTTGAGCTCGACAAAGCCAGACTCAAATGCCGATTACAGGTGGAAATGCCTAGAACGCCTGCGGTTGAAATCATGCGCAGTGATGCTCCTACCCCGCAATGGTTTGATTTGTTATCTAAGCAAGCCTGTTTGTATGAGGTGGCTAGGGCGGCGGATGTGGATACGCTCACGATGGCTAATTGGTTGCAGCCGTTGCTTGAAGGGCAAATGGTCAGTGTGCTGCCCTACAGCCGCGATCACACTGCCCAGCCGTTGCTACCAACGATCGGCAAGGATGAGTCAACTTCCGCCTCCACGATCGCCTGTATTGATGACAGTGCTTCGGTGCAAAGGCAGGTCAGGATGGTGTTGGAAATGTCTGGCCATCAGGTGATTAGCATTACCGACCCAGCCAGCTCGCTCACTGCTTTGGTACGTCAGAAACCAGATCTGATTTTAATGGATATCAACATGCCTGATATCAATGGTTATGAACTCAGCAAGATGCTCAAACAAACCCGACATCTGCGCAACGTACCGATCGTGATGCTGACCGGACGCAGTGGACTGGTTAATCGGATGCGGGCGCAACTGGTGGGGGCTTCTGATTTCCTTGCCAAACCAGTGGAACCCCATCAACTCTTGGCTACGATCGACAAATTGATCAAGCCAACCAGCAATGCGGTGGCCAGTTAG
- a CDS encoding response regulator — translation MAISFDAATLAAINLESRQCFLYDDLPKYLEALQQGLEKLQQGQPDYTALMHAAHSLKGGSGIAQLPSLSKLAHKFEDILELLRTNEAIDRQIIGQLLEQGINEIVAVVDRINALPDNSLEDVSVDLDLLELLSSTLAMIKAETATGDNFQANTPANAEVPAMVRAALEKDLEACLTHAAQELDLDPVSIPQIKTSLAVLAEECLLLSETFELEWLTEPLPPLIEAVQAHDRHSLTELRTIGKQVITALRHQRSQYLQPTQPVTAAAPVADFTDVTEVTDVNEVPATTAPTSAEPKLAATSDLDSELDSGLDSDLDLAPAAEIAALEPVEAENELEETADLGQPEIPGQELTATKENPENTIPLSSNQGSLDLSGATNVEAQSIVAKSLSYVRVPSDRMKKMSNMVGELIIRHERLVRQQQQISQTSRNLQNLVQGLAPVQDYIQSLYDQLTVSSSLGLNRNSNHNANTAALAANGEGNANNGGGASLLAAIGGMDGIATFEAGRSDFDALELDQYTSTHISLQGFQELLLRIKETRSDIDISSRELAEEITQLRQELDALYKEFTASRLVPFKTLAQRFTAQLARLCQKHGKDVNLEISGAEVLVDQTVLERLQTPLNHLLVNAFDHGIESPSQRRAQDKPATATIALEAMVEGTQVIIRLRDDGSGIEPAHIYQQAIAKGMADHNPPIAPLSSEEMLNFIFQPGFSTAATVSSLSGRGMGLDIVRSQVKKLRGNINIATQVSQGTEFTITLPIELNLLPMMVCNLNAHSLGILATSVLDIIMASEMEYVETEATDITEISSSSSVTEAIATHPPSPTSEPPATKATKAINTTHSDTATDANHPKLVKWRRQEIPLIPLSKLLAYGNEYYDQSGAEHKVGLILDGGDSVIAVKVDTILEQRELIIKPFDNTLPMPSYLSGCAILGTGRAVPVIVPSEIVKLDRAYAIGKKTPPSLRSIAKNQPPSIVIAEDSVATRRLLERILKQSGYDVISCRDGKEALDIVSGSSNNLKLLISDIEMPRLNGFGLLQAVRDDQRWHNLPVVFLTSRSGQRHRDEAAKLGVNAYINKPFTAVEILKCVNSFVG, via the coding sequence ATGGCAATTAGTTTTGATGCGGCAACCCTGGCCGCCATAAACCTGGAATCGCGTCAGTGTTTTCTCTATGACGATCTGCCTAAATACCTGGAAGCCTTGCAACAGGGTCTAGAGAAATTACAACAGGGACAACCGGACTACACCGCACTGATGCACGCGGCTCACTCGCTCAAGGGGGGCTCTGGCATTGCCCAATTGCCCAGCCTGAGCAAACTGGCCCATAAATTTGAAGACATCCTGGAGCTGTTGCGCACCAACGAAGCGATCGATCGTCAGATCATTGGCCAACTGCTTGAACAGGGCATCAATGAAATTGTGGCAGTGGTCGATCGGATCAATGCCTTACCCGACAACTCCCTTGAGGATGTGTCCGTAGACCTTGATTTGCTGGAGTTATTAAGTTCCACTCTGGCCATGATTAAGGCAGAAACAGCAACGGGAGACAACTTTCAAGCCAACACACCGGCCAACGCTGAAGTTCCGGCGATGGTCAGGGCAGCGTTAGAAAAAGACCTGGAAGCCTGTTTAACTCATGCTGCTCAAGAACTTGATCTAGACCCGGTCAGCATCCCCCAGATCAAAACCAGTCTGGCGGTTCTGGCAGAGGAATGCTTATTATTAAGCGAAACCTTCGAGCTAGAATGGCTAACGGAACCACTGCCCCCCTTAATTGAGGCAGTACAAGCCCACGATCGCCATTCACTCACCGAACTGCGCACGATCGGCAAACAGGTTATTACGGCCTTGCGGCACCAGCGATCGCAATATCTGCAACCCACTCAACCGGTCACAGCGGCAGCGCCAGTTGCTGATTTTACTGATGTTACGGAAGTGACTGATGTGAACGAAGTTCCCGCCACCACAGCACCCACCAGCGCTGAACCTAAGTTGGCGGCAACATCAGACTTAGATTCAGAGCTAGATTCAGGCTTAGATTCAGATTTAGATTTAGCTCCCGCCGCTGAGATTGCTGCCCTGGAACCAGTCGAAGCTGAAAATGAGTTGGAAGAAACAGCAGATTTAGGCCAGCCGGAAATCCCAGGCCAGGAACTCACCGCAACGAAGGAGAACCCAGAAAATACAATCCCACTCTCATCCAATCAGGGATCACTCGATTTGAGTGGGGCCACCAATGTCGAAGCTCAGTCGATCGTCGCTAAATCGCTTTCTTATGTGCGGGTGCCCAGCGATCGGATGAAGAAAATGAGCAACATGGTTGGTGAGTTAATCATCCGCCATGAACGCTTAGTGCGCCAGCAACAGCAAATTAGTCAGACCAGTCGTAATTTGCAAAACCTGGTACAGGGTCTTGCGCCAGTCCAGGACTATATCCAATCCCTCTATGACCAGCTCACGGTGTCTTCTTCGTTGGGGCTGAACCGGAATAGTAATCATAATGCCAACACTGCCGCTCTGGCTGCCAATGGGGAGGGAAATGCGAATAACGGCGGTGGCGCGTCTCTGTTAGCGGCGATCGGTGGTATGGATGGCATCGCTACGTTCGAGGCTGGACGATCGGATTTTGATGCCTTGGAACTGGATCAATACACCAGTACCCACATTAGCCTACAAGGGTTTCAGGAGTTATTGCTCAGGATTAAAGAAACCCGATCGGACATCGACATCAGTTCCAGGGAACTAGCCGAAGAAATTACCCAGCTCCGTCAAGAACTGGACGCACTCTATAAGGAATTCACCGCATCGCGGCTGGTGCCATTCAAAACCCTGGCTCAGCGGTTTACTGCTCAATTGGCTCGCCTCTGTCAAAAACATGGCAAGGATGTCAATTTAGAAATTAGCGGTGCGGAAGTGCTGGTAGACCAGACCGTATTAGAGCGCTTGCAAACACCACTCAATCATTTACTGGTGAATGCGTTTGACCACGGGATCGAATCGCCATCCCAACGCCGCGCCCAGGATAAACCCGCTACAGCCACGATTGCCCTAGAAGCAATGGTGGAAGGTACGCAAGTTATTATTCGCTTGCGTGACGACGGCAGTGGCATCGAGCCAGCCCATATCTATCAACAGGCGATCGCTAAGGGGATGGCTGATCACAACCCACCCATAGCCCCATTGTCCAGCGAAGAGATGCTTAATTTCATCTTCCAACCGGGTTTCTCAACCGCTGCTACTGTCAGTAGTCTGTCTGGTCGGGGTATGGGTTTGGATATTGTGCGATCGCAGGTCAAAAAGTTGCGTGGCAATATTAATATTGCGACCCAGGTCAGTCAGGGCACCGAATTCACCATCACCCTACCGATCGAACTGAACCTCTTACCAATGATGGTTTGCAACCTCAATGCACATTCGCTGGGGATTCTGGCTACCAGTGTGCTGGATATTATTATGGCCAGTGAGATGGAATATGTGGAAACAGAGGCTACGGATATTACGGAAATATCCAGTAGCAGCAGCGTTACGGAAGCGATCGCCACCCACCCCCCATCTCCCACGTCTGAACCACCTGCCACTAAGGCTACTAAGGCCATAAATACCACCCACTCAGACACAGCAACCGATGCGAATCATCCCAAACTGGTGAAATGGCGGCGGCAGGAAATCCCCTTAATTCCGCTGAGTAAATTGCTAGCCTATGGCAACGAATACTATGACCAGTCTGGCGCAGAGCATAAGGTGGGCTTGATTCTCGATGGCGGCGATTCTGTAATTGCGGTCAAAGTAGATACAATCTTGGAACAACGAGAATTAATCATCAAACCATTTGATAATACTCTGCCAATGCCTTCTTATCTGTCTGGCTGTGCAATTTTGGGTACAGGTCGAGCGGTGCCAGTAATTGTGCCGAGCGAAATTGTTAAGCTCGATCGCGCCTATGCGATTGGTAAGAAAACCCCACCTTCATTGCGTAGCATTGCCAAGAACCAGCCACCTTCGATCGTGATCGCGGAAGATTCAGTGGCCACGCGGCGATTGTTGGAACGTATCCTCAAGCAAAGTGGCTATGATGTGATCTCCTGTCGGGATGGTAAGGAAGCCTTGGATATAGTGAGTGGTTCTTCTAATAATCTCAAGCTATTGATTTCAGATATTGAAATGCCGCGACTGAATGGGTTTGGCCTCCTGCAAGCAGTACGAGACGATCAACGCTGGCACAATCTGCCCGTAGTGTTTTTGACTTCGCGTTCGGGGCAGAGACACCGGGATGAGGCGGCGAAGTTGGGCGTAAATGCCTATATTAATAAGCCGTTTACGGCGGTGGAAATCCTCAAATGTGTGAATTCGTTTGTGGGGTAA
- a CDS encoding response regulator transcription factor — MKTVIVVEDSHAEQKLISSLLSQAGFDVIVHDNAESAWNWLQSNSLPNLIVLDIIMPGQSGLDLCRSIREDAKLGQIPILFCSSKDQEFDKFWALRQGGNEYVTKPFAPKELLDRVYQHVN, encoded by the coding sequence ATGAAAACAGTAATTGTGGTTGAAGATAGCCACGCTGAGCAAAAATTGATCTCTAGCTTACTCTCCCAAGCAGGGTTTGATGTGATAGTACATGACAATGCCGAATCAGCCTGGAATTGGCTGCAAAGCAATTCCCTGCCCAACCTGATTGTGCTGGATATTATTATGCCGGGTCAAAGTGGACTAGACCTGTGCCGCAGTATCCGCGAAGACGCGAAGCTAGGCCAGATACCGATTCTATTTTGCAGTTCCAAGGATCAAGAATTTGATAAGTTCTGGGCACTGCGCCAGGGCGGGAATGAATATGTGACCAAGCCATTTGCTCCCAAAGAGCTGTTGGATCGGGTCTATCAACATGTTAATTAG